From a single Desulfuromonas sp. genomic region:
- a CDS encoding transposase, producing the protein MPRAARALVDGEVYHVLNRGNGRSNVFHKPADFEAFVKLIGEAKERYPVKVIAYCLMSNHFHLLVKPTLGEDLSKWMRWLMTSHVRRYHRHHGTSGHIWQGRFKSFIVQDDEHLVTAARYVEGNPVQAKMVSSAREWHWSSHRENLGETERGLTDEGMFEVPADWAAYVDTPLSGRELNKLKLSLHRGVALGTGSVGACPHEITSC; encoded by the coding sequence ATGCCGAGGGCTGCGCGGGCTTTGGTGGATGGCGAGGTCTATCACGTTCTCAATCGAGGGAACGGGCGGAGTAATGTCTTTCACAAGCCGGCTGACTTCGAGGCGTTTGTGAAGTTGATCGGTGAGGCGAAGGAGCGCTACCCGGTCAAGGTGATCGCCTACTGCCTGATGTCGAACCATTTTCACCTGCTGGTGAAGCCGACCCTTGGAGAAGACCTTAGCAAGTGGATGCGCTGGCTGATGACGAGTCACGTACGCCGCTACCACCGCCACCACGGCACCAGCGGCCACATCTGGCAGGGACGCTTTAAAAGTTTCATCGTTCAGGACGACGAGCACCTGGTGACGGCGGCCCGCTACGTGGAAGGCAACCCGGTGCAGGCGAAGATGGTGAGTTCGGCGCGAGAGTGGCACTGGTCCTCCCACCGGGAGAACCTCGGCGAGACCGAACGAGGACTGACCGACGAGGGGATGTTCGAGGTGCCCGCCGACTGGGCCGCCTATGTCGATACGCCGCTATCCGGCAGGGAGCTGAACAAGCTGAAACTGAGCCTCCACCGCGGCGTCGCCTTGGGGACAGGCTCCGTAGGTGCCTGTCCCCATGAAATAACAAGTTGTTAG